A stretch of the Deltaproteobacteria bacterium IMCC39524 genome encodes the following:
- the thiC gene encoding phosphomethylpyrimidine synthase ThiC, whose amino-acid sequence MKTQSTLTQLELARQGVVSDKMKQAAATEGMDPEILRQRIAEGTAIICHNNKHTNGIPLAVGKGLRTKVNANIGTSKDDTSIDKELEKARVAVAAGADAIMDLSTGGPIDEIRSAIISETTACIGSVPLYQAAVDTVTRKGKAMVDMTADEIFEGIIKHLDDGVDFITVHCGVTRATVERMDNEGRIMEVVSRGGSFTVEWMTHNNAENPLFEQFDRLLEIVKPYDATLSLGDGFRPGCLADASDRAQIQELILLGELTQRAWKAGIQVMIEGPGHVPLNQIEMNIQLQKRLCHGAPFYVLGPLVTDIAPGYDHITCAIGGTLAAAAGADFLCYVTASEHLALPTVEDVHEGVIACRIAAHAGDIVKGVPGAMEKDIAMAKCRKELDWEGQFAIAMDPEKARRIRAESGVDEEHGACTMCGEFCAYKVMNERKSGGSEAGG is encoded by the coding sequence ATGAAAACACAAAGCACACTGACCCAACTAGAACTCGCCCGCCAGGGCGTTGTTTCAGACAAAATGAAGCAAGCCGCAGCAACCGAAGGTATGGATCCGGAGATCCTGCGCCAGCGCATCGCCGAAGGTACCGCGATCATTTGCCATAACAACAAGCACACTAACGGCATCCCGTTAGCGGTTGGCAAAGGGTTGCGCACCAAGGTCAATGCCAACATAGGCACGAGCAAAGACGACACCAGCATCGACAAAGAGCTGGAGAAGGCCCGCGTGGCCGTTGCAGCAGGCGCTGATGCCATTATGGACCTCTCCACCGGCGGACCGATTGATGAGATCCGCTCCGCCATCATCAGTGAGACCACAGCCTGTATCGGCTCGGTACCGCTTTACCAGGCCGCAGTCGACACGGTGACCCGCAAGGGCAAGGCGATGGTCGACATGACCGCCGATGAGATCTTCGAAGGGATCATCAAACACCTCGATGACGGCGTTGACTTCATCACCGTGCACTGCGGCGTGACCCGGGCAACCGTCGAGCGTATGGACAACGAAGGCCGCATCATGGAGGTCGTTTCCCGCGGTGGTTCCTTCACCGTTGAGTGGATGACCCACAACAATGCCGAGAACCCACTCTTCGAACAGTTCGACCGTCTGCTGGAAATCGTCAAGCCTTACGATGCCACTCTCTCTCTCGGTGACGGCTTCCGCCCCGGTTGCTTGGCTGATGCCAGCGACCGCGCCCAAATCCAGGAGCTGATCCTGCTCGGCGAGTTGACACAGCGCGCCTGGAAAGCCGGCATCCAGGTGATGATCGAAGGCCCTGGTCACGTGCCTCTGAACCAGATTGAGATGAATATTCAGCTGCAAAAGCGCCTCTGCCACGGCGCACCTTTCTACGTTCTTGGCCCGCTGGTCACTGACATTGCCCCGGGCTATGACCATATCACCTGCGCTATCGGCGGCACCCTGGCTGCGGCGGCCGGCGCCGACTTCCTCTGTTACGTCACCGCCAGCGAGCACCTCGCTCTGCCAACGGTCGAGGATGTCCACGAAGGTGTTATCGCTTGCCGCATCGCTGCCCATGCCGGCGATATCGTCAAGGGCGTACCCGGCGCCATGGAGAAGGACATCGCCATGGCGAAGTGCCGCAAGGAGCTTGACTGGGAAGGCCAGTTCGCCATCGCCATGGATCCTGAAAAAGCACGCCGCATAAGAGCCGAATCGGGCGTTGATGAAGAGCACGGCGCCTGCACTATGTGCGGTGAATTCTGTGCTTACAAGGTGATGAATGAGAGAAAAAGCGGCGGGTCGGAGGCTGGGGGCTAG
- the thiD gene encoding bifunctional hydroxymethylpyrimidine kinase/phosphomethylpyrimidine kinase, whose translation MIQGLYLITPQGSDEQILHVVREGLRGGVRVVQYRDKERSADAKVMLARQLVQLCKEAGATFLVNDSAELAVACFADGVHLGQDDGSVHDARKLLGENKVIGVSTRSVDQALKAEMAGVDYIGIGSIFPTRTKDDAELVGLETLNKVRRAVKIPLVAIGGVNWTNASDALDAGADALAVISAVSEDPNPALAAKELALLFNCRKPSGTTRVMTIAGSDSGGGAGIQADLKTITLLGSFGASAITVLTAQNTLGVHGLSPASASFVAKQAEAVITDIGVDTIKTGMLYSAEIVTTVAELIQKHNLLTVVDPVMIAKGGAALLKQDAVEAVRSQLLPCTYLLTPNIPEAEALTGKEIKTLEEMEEAAKELQAMGARHVLLKGGHREEDAIDVLLAGTSRTRLAAERIDTANTHGTGCTYSAALATFIAQGQPLIKAAASAKLFIKEAILHAAPLGGGHGPINHFAGAKAVRDAEREKLQDR comes from the coding sequence CATGTCGTCCGCGAGGGGCTGCGTGGTGGAGTTCGCGTGGTGCAATACCGCGACAAGGAACGTTCGGCCGATGCGAAGGTCATGCTGGCGCGGCAACTGGTACAACTCTGTAAAGAGGCCGGAGCAACCTTCCTGGTCAACGATAGCGCGGAGCTCGCCGTTGCCTGTTTTGCCGATGGCGTCCACCTGGGCCAGGATGACGGTTCAGTTCACGATGCCCGAAAACTGCTTGGAGAGAATAAAGTGATCGGTGTTTCGACCCGTAGCGTTGACCAGGCTCTCAAGGCGGAGATGGCTGGTGTCGACTACATCGGCATCGGCAGCATTTTTCCCACCAGGACCAAAGACGATGCCGAACTGGTTGGTCTGGAAACCTTAAACAAGGTTCGTCGTGCCGTAAAAATCCCGCTGGTCGCCATCGGCGGTGTCAATTGGACAAACGCTTCCGATGCTCTTGATGCAGGAGCCGACGCGCTGGCTGTCATCTCGGCGGTCTCAGAGGACCCAAACCCGGCCCTTGCAGCAAAAGAACTGGCCCTGCTTTTCAACTGCAGGAAGCCATCGGGAACAACCAGAGTCATGACGATTGCCGGCTCGGATTCCGGCGGCGGCGCAGGTATCCAGGCCGACCTTAAGACAATCACCCTGCTTGGGTCTTTCGGAGCCAGTGCCATCACCGTATTGACGGCACAGAACACCCTCGGCGTACATGGGCTCTCTCCGGCATCAGCAAGTTTCGTTGCCAAACAGGCCGAAGCGGTCATAACTGACATCGGCGTCGATACGATTAAGACCGGTATGCTCTACAGTGCTGAGATCGTCACCACCGTCGCAGAGCTTATACAAAAGCACAACCTGCTTACAGTCGTCGATCCGGTCATGATTGCCAAAGGCGGCGCAGCCCTTTTAAAGCAGGACGCAGTTGAAGCTGTCCGCTCACAGCTCTTACCCTGCACCTATCTCCTGACACCCAACATCCCCGAAGCTGAAGCCTTGACCGGGAAAGAGATCAAAACGCTGGAGGAGATGGAGGAAGCAGCAAAGGAATTGCAAGCCATGGGGGCCCGCCACGTTCTGCTTAAAGGTGGTCACCGTGAAGAGGATGCCATCGATGTACTCCTCGCGGGCACATCAAGAACAAGACTGGCGGCAGAGCGTATCGACACGGCAAACACACATGGTACCGGCTGCACCTATTCAGCAGCGCTTGCGACTTTTATCGCCCAGGGGCAGCCACTGATCAAAGCCGCGGCGTCAGCCAAGCTCTTTATCAAAGAAGCGATCCTTCATGCAGCACCTTTAGGTGGTGGGCATGGACCGATCAACCATTTCGCTGGTGCCAAGGCTGTGCGGGATGCGGAGCGTGAGAAATTACAGGATCGTTGA